A region of the Sphingomonas sp. S2-65 genome:
CCCGGCGAGGTGTCGGTGGTGTTGATCGTGAAAGCGGAGTCCTGCGGCGAGACCAGGCGCATTGCATAGTTGATGCGGCCGGTCGAGTTCGTCAGATCCCCGTTCGCCGGGTTCACCACCAAGCGGGTGCCGCCCGGCTGATTGCACGCGAGTTGGAGGTTCGCAATCTTCTGGTCGCTGGTGAACGCGATCGTCGCGGTCCCGCTTGAAACGTTCGCCAGGCGCACGTCGCAATATCCAGCGACCGTCCCGCTGACCGTCAGTGCGCTTGCCTGCGCGAACGCGGGAGCGGAGAAAGACAGCGCCGCGACGGCAGTTGAAACTGCTAGTAAACTTTTGATCATGTCATCACTCCAATGAAGGTGCCGAAAAGTGGCAGGTTGCAGCGATATCCAAAACAAGATGTTCTGGATGAGCGAATAAGAAAGCTAAACAACGACCTTTTAGAGCGCAGGTCTCTTGAAGTCGGGTTCAACCTTCTCCTCTTTTCCGCTCAACATCGTTCTATTTCACTTTGGCGAGTCGGTCATCGTCAACCATACCTAAGTAGAAACAACAGCGTCACCGCCCGAGCATCGGAGTGCGGACGTCGTGAGCTTCCCGGGTGGGAACAGCATCAACGACACCCGCGCGGATCGCCGCGACCATGAGTTGCAAGCGGTTGCGTACCCCCGTCTTGATGCGCAGGCGTTCGATATGACATTCGACGGTTCGAGGTTTTAGGCTCAGGTCTCTCGCGATCTCCTTGGAGGAGAGGCCTTGCGCTAGGCGCACAAGTATTTCCTGCTCACGAACGGTGAAGCAGACCCGTGCTTCTACCAGCATAAAGAGCCCTTTCAGAAACCGGTCGTCGTTTCGCGCTTTTCTATGATCGACGACTCTACGACTCGTTTGATCGACCGGACCTTCCTCTCTTGAACAATCTATTAACAGCGTTGGTCCGGAATCGGACCAAACCGGTCAGAGCACTTGCCAGCCCAATGAAAAACATGCTCCAAATTGGATCAGAAACTCGTCCCGTACGAGGACGGGATGGGAGGTTCCATATGGAGGCGTCCGGTAGGTCCTTTAACCGCAGCAATCTTGAAGGAGGATACTCGGCAGTCGGAAATATCCTGCTTCGTGCATTACCTCCCGGCACGTTCGCATCCGAGGAGCTACTCGTGCTGCACTTCAACAAGGGCGAGCACACAAGAGATTCCGGGGGACGTCGTTATCTGATATTTCCTGATGATGGCATTACGTCTCTCGAGTTTTCCTCACCCGACCAGCCAAACGCCACGATAGGACTGGTTGGAAGGGAGGGCTGCTGTGGCATAGACGAGCTCCTCAGCGATGGTCCTCGTTGGAGTGTCTCACTTGTATTGATCGGACCTCTAGTAGCTAGAGGTTTAGACATGCGGTCGGCGACGATATTATTCGAGCGAAACCTAACTTTCAGGAAGGTGATACTCGATTATCTGAGCAAGCTGTTTGTGCAGGCTGCAGGTATATCGGCCGCCAGGGCGGCTTTCGACCTTCCAACGCGATTAGCACGTCTTATTCGAATGCTGCATCAGCGCACCGACGGGGACACAATTGACATCACGCATTACGACATTGCCAGACTACTCTGCACGGGTAGGCCCGGTGTGACGGAGGCGCTCCACCATTTGGAGGGTATCGGAGCGATTAGGGCTACTCGCGGGTCCATTCGTATTCGCGATCAGCTTCTGCTCTCGCAGGCTGGTGATCTGAATTCTCCTGATCGTCTGCGGAATGGTCGCGGCCTGCGGCGCCTCTGATCCGATCAGGGAGAAGGTCCTGGCCTATCGCGTGCCAGATACCGACGTAGAACTGGCAGCGGATGTCATGGCTAATTCAGGTCGGCTAATTTGGGAGCTGCACAATGATCGCCGCTGCCAGAGGTGCTGCGCGCCTTTTAAGCCTGGATTGTTGGGCAATCTCGGATCAGCAACGTGCGCTAAAGGCGATTGAGCAGATCAAGCGAGCTGGCAAGAAGCCGCTCGACCTCAGGCACGGCGATGGCTAGCCGGCGCCAGTCGCCTCGATCAGCGCCACGGCGACAGGCACGATCTCGCGCGGCGGCAGCGGCTCGGCACAGAAGAGCTGAGCGGCGTCCAAAGCGAGCACCGGCGATGGGCGCCTTCGATCCAGCACAGAGATCGACTTGGAAACTGCTGCCTGGGACGAGCTGTGGGCAGTCGATCGCGCACCACCCTGCCTGAGCAGCGGCTGACCGGCCGATCGCATCGTAGATGCGCGCCGCCCAGCCATGCCCAGCCTATTCCTCTGCGGCCTCGGCTTCGGCCTTGGTCTTGTGGCTAATACCCTGTTCTTCTGCCGGAGGTGAGTAGATGGTAAAGAGCTTCAGCGGCTCCTCTCCCTTGTTGATGATGTTGTGCTTGGCGCCCTTCGGGATGACGATCAGCCGGTTCTCGATCACCTTCGTGCGGCTGCCGTCGACCACCGCCTGACCTTCGCCCGAGACGAAGAATGTGGTCTGATCCGCGTCGTGAGTTTCTTCGCCGATATCGTCGCCAGGCTCGATGCTCATCATTACGATCTGGCAGTTGTCATCGTAATAAACTTCCTTTTGGAAGTTCTTGTTCTTGAGCGCGAGCTCGATGATGTCCTTGTTGAACACCGCCATGGGGATCTCCTTGAGTAAGCAGCTCGGACGCTGTGTCGCGCGCGGGGAGGTGCCCGGCGCCGGTCGGATCAACGTAAGCCCCAAGGGAAGGGTCCCGGCCGCATCATTGTTAGCCGTCCGATTTCCACCTGATGCCCAGTTTGACAGGCGTTAGGTCAAACGGCGCGTCAGCTCGCACGCAGGTAGTCGTGGCTTCGCCGCTATCACCTTAGATCCGTTGCCCGCTGTCATGATGGAGCCCGCGATCCAACATGCTGCCAAGCGCAGCACGCTGACCGGGATTAATCCGCAGAAGAGTGCCTTCTTTCTCACTCTCATCAGCGTGCGATTAGCGTCCGCTACAGGCATGGCCAGAATCATCGCGATCTTCCGCTATTGGGCGGAGGCCGACCTGCAGCTTAGCGGCCACAAGGACCCAGAAGCGGTCACTCAGCCCGCCCTTCCCGCTCCCCGACATCAGACGTTCATTCATCACGGCCTGCATGAAGCGGCTTCGGCGAGTTGATGGGACTGGCGCAAAGCCGCCTCGCCACCAACGCAGGAGCATACGCTCCGGGCGAAGTCCGAAGGCTACCTGAAAACGAGCAGCTAGTTCCGATAGTAATTGAGTAGCTTGCGCCTGCGCAGCTTATCCTTGAAGCGCCGGCTGATTGCCTTCGTCAGCTTCCCTGCGACGATCATCGCGAGCGCAGCTGGCAGCACTATCGTCACCGCAATCGCGACTGCCATTTCAAGGCTCCGAGCCCATTGCGAAAACGCCTCGCCGGAGGGGGTGGCGAGGCGTTCTCGCTAAGCCAGCGCATTACCGGGGGGCAAACATGCGCTCGCCAGCAGAAGAACTAGCCTGACACGGGCGAGTTCCGCAATCGTATGACGCCCTACCGATTCAGAAATCGATAGGGCGTCGCGAGCTCTCCGACCCTTCCCCCCGAAGGGGAGGACGCTTCAAGCTATAGGTTAACCGCGGTC
Encoded here:
- a CDS encoding response regulator transcription factor, producing the protein MLVEARVCFTVREQEILVRLAQGLSSKEIARDLSLKPRTVECHIERLRIKTGVRNRLQLMVAAIRAGVVDAVPTREAHDVRTPMLGR
- a CDS encoding Crp/Fnr family transcriptional regulator — its product is MRSATILFERNLTFRKVILDYLSKLFVQAAGISAARAAFDLPTRLARLIRMLHQRTDGDTIDITHYDIARLLCTGRPGVTEALHHLEGIGAIRATRGSIRIRDQLLLSQAGDLNSPDRLRNGRGLRRL
- a CDS encoding cupin domain-containing protein encodes the protein MAVFNKDIIELALKNKNFQKEVYYDDNCQIVMMSIEPGDDIGEETHDADQTTFFVSGEGQAVVDGSRTKVIENRLIVIPKGAKHNIINKGEEPLKLFTIYSPPAEEQGISHKTKAEAEAAEE